In Juglans microcarpa x Juglans regia isolate MS1-56 chromosome 7D, Jm3101_v1.0, whole genome shotgun sequence, the following are encoded in one genomic region:
- the LOC121239254 gene encoding serine/threonine-protein kinase D6PKL1-like: MNLAKMGTLPSTSEIVESTEESDSQLKVDEQTGKHCMSDSGTKYSIEDDINCLFQAIDLRTKARRLGQSHEIGDPLRKSAQKRPMRVSSSHSSGIGISEPVSLKQALRGLCISQASEMAAMKRLSKPASSPRVSEAGTIKRLYRAVVVEADGSGVVTKGGKGNLMEITLVPEENKSKLSRMMPESMQVPEAELSKERVHPSTLSDKIMPEAMMTGFPSHGQIVPLQTQVGGEILKAEVGKLNAAESSITYTGQGLDAAAPTSVEVPSETPIVDGGQKGKLHSLTSLSSFGSATRISKWTSSSPHLMKPVFGNKNSVNKKIKQDSNSASSSCNPCNGKVEDDLVPSTSNLDNQKQTYSMEHDGKLNEKASPASSSLNLNVEVNSSTMDTGSSKSGFVLNCTNRSKSLVIKADERSRSREKGEFSQSSKSSIGDYSSSTTNSEESNACGSSRSGKRPHMSKDLRWEAIRSVEKQQGSLSLRHFKLLRKLGCGDIGTVYLAELTSTNCLFALKVMDNEFLVSRKKMPRAQTERGILQMLDHPFLPTLYAHFATEKLSCLVMEYCPGGDLHVLRQKQPSRNFSELAARFYVAEVLLALEYLHMLGVVYRDLKPENILVREDGHIMLSDFDLSLRCSVNPMVVKSSSPVVEPPKKMSSPCTESSCIDPFCLQPSWQVPCFTPRLISAAAKARKIKADLAAQVSPLPQLVVEPTNARSNSFVGTHEYLAPEIIKGEGHGSAVDWWTFGIFLFEMLYGKTPFKGSGNEETLSNVVSRSLRFPSSPIVSFHARDLIRGLLIKDPENRLGSVKGAAEIKHHPFFEGLNWALIRCAVPPELPKSSDIEFAALKKESTKCNELEAAGGEYVEFELF; this comes from the exons ATGAATCTGGCAAAAATGGGCACCTTACCCAGTACTAGTGAAATTGTTGAATCAACAGAAGAATCTGATTCTCAATTGAAAGTGGATGAGCAAACTGGAAAGCACTGCATGTCAGACTCAGGAACTAAGTATTCTATAGAAGATGACATTAATTGCCTTTTCCAGGCAATTGACCTCAGAACTAAAGCTAGAAGGTTGGGTCAGTCGCATGAAATAGGAGACCCATTGAGAAAGAGTGCACAAAAAAGGCCAATGAGAGTTAGTTCCTCCCATTCATCGGGAATTGGAATATCAGAGCCTGTGAGTTTGAAGCAAGCTCTAAGAGGACTATGCATCTCCCAGGCATCAGAGATGGCTGCTATGAAGCGATTATCTAAGCCAGCCAGTTCGCCAAGGGTCTCGGAAGCGGGGACTATCAAAAGGTTGTATAGGGCAGTGGTTGTTGAGGCTGATGGATCCGGTGTTGTGACAAAAGGAGGCAAGGGGAATTTGATGGAAATCACTCTTGTACCagaagaaaacaaatcaaaacttTCTCGTATGATGCCTGAATCCATGCAAGTGCCAGAAGCAGAGTTATCAAAAGAAAGGGTTCATCCTTCTACTTTGTCTGATAAAATAATGCCAGAGGCAATGATGACTGGATTTCCATCACATGGTCAGATTGTTCCTTTGCAGACACAGGTTGGGGGTGAAATTTTGAAGGCAGAGGTTGGAAAACTGAATGCTGCTGAATCTTCAATCACTTATACTGGCCAGGGATTGGATGCAGCTGCTCCCACCTCGGTAGAAGTTCCAAGCGAAACTCCAATAGTAGATGGGGGGCAGAAAGGTAAGTTGCATTCTCTGACTTCCTTATCTAGCTTCGGCAGTGCCACTAGGATAAGCAAATGGACAAGTAGTAGTCCGCATTTGATGAAGCCAGTCTTTGGGAACAAGAACTCtgttaacaagaaaataaagcagGATTCAAATTCTGCCTCAAGCAGTTGCAATCCATGTAATGGAAAAGTTGAGGATGATTTGGTTCCTAGTACAAGTAATTTAGACAATCAGAAGCAAACTTATTCTATGGAGCATGATGGGAAACTTAACGAGAAAGCTTCTCCAGCATCCAGCAGTTTGAATCTTAACGTTGAAGTCAATTCAAGTACTATGGACACAGGCTCAAGCAAATctggttttgttttgaattgcACCAACAGAAGTAAATCTCTAGTGATAAAAGCTGATGAGAGATCAAGGTCAAGAGAAAAGGGGGAGTTCTCCCAAAGCTCAAAAAGTAGCATTGGTGACTATAGCAGTAGCACAACGAATAGTGAGGAAAGCAATGCGTGTGGTTCTAGTCGTAGTGGCAAAAGGCCTCACATGTCGAAAGACTTGAGATGGGAAGCCATCCGCAGTGTTGAGAAACAGCAAGGAAGCTTGAGTTTGAGGCACTTCAAGCTGCTCAGGAAGCTTGGTTGTGGGGACATTGGAACTGTTTATCTTGCTGAGCTAACTAGTACAAACTGCCTATTTGCATTGAAAGTGATGGATAATGAATTCCTGGTTAGCAGGAAAAAAATGCCCAGGGCCCAAACTGAGAGAGGGATACTCCAAATGCTGGATCATCCTTTTCTTCCTACCCTGTATGCCCATTTTGCAACAGAGAAGCTCTCATGCTTGGTTATGGAGTATTGTCCAGGTGGAGACTTACATGTGCTGCGGCAGAAGCAACCAAGCAGAAATTTCTCTGAACTAGCTGCCAG ATTTTATGTCGCTGAAGTCCTGCTTGCACTGGAGTATTTACACATGCTAGGAGTTGTGTATAGAGATTTGAAACCGGAAAATATTCTGGTCCGAGAAGATGGTCACATCATGCTCTCAGATTTTGACTTGTCACTCAGATGTTCTGTCAATCCAATGGTGGTTAAATCATCTTCTCCCGTAGTGGAGCCCCCAAAAAAGATGTCAAGTCCATGTACCGAATCCAGCTGCATTGACCCATTTTGTCTCCAACCCTCCTGGCAAGTCCCATGCTTCACTCCTAGACTTATATCTGCTGCAGCAAAAGCTCGGAAGATAAAAGCAGATCTAGCTGCCCAGGTCAGCCCTCTGCCACAGCTTGTTGTGGAGCCAACGAATGCCCGATCAAACTCCTTTGTAGGTACGCATGAGTACCTTGCTCCTGAGATCATCAAAGGTGAGGGTCATGGGAGTGCGGTTGATTGGTGGACTTTTGGAATTTTTCTGTTTGAGATGTTATACGGTAAGACACCCTTCAAGGGTTCAGGAAATGAGGAAACATTGTCTAATGTGGTGTCTCGGAGCCTCAGATTCCCAAGTAGCCCTATAGTTAGCTTCCATGCAAGAGATTTGATCAGAGGCCTATTAATCAAGGACCCTGAGAATCGGTTAGGATCTGTGAAAGGAGCTGCAGAGATCAAGCATCATCCTTTCTTTGAAGGGCTTAATTGGGCTCTGATACGTTGTGCAGTACCCCCAGAGCTACCGAAGTCTTCTGATATTGAATTTGCTGCACTGAAAAAGGAGAGTACCAAGTGTAATGAGCTTGAGGCTGCAGGAGGAGAGTACGTGGAGTTTGAACTATTCTAG